The Buchnera aphidicola (Hyalopterus amygdali) genome has a segment encoding these proteins:
- the holA gene encoding DNA polymerase III subunit delta gives MNIIYPEELKKKLTQKLHCLYILLGEDLFLLNKNEKLILNFAKKKNFLEKSIINIEKNADWNKIINFYKLKNIFFKKNILVINFIIKKIDKSLTNHINKILSIKNTDILVIVKFYALSNAIKKSKIIKTFDQENNIISCFTPYEWAFKNWLKYEIKERNLKIKQDSLLLIYKYYQGNTLFAHQILNIISITWPCENIETEKVKQIIDNFSIFSPIHWINAIFSQNTKKAIYILDSFFQKKYNPIFLVRSLQNDLLILINMKREKKIDINAFLRKNNVWLNRSKFFIHALNVINFNHFLKIIRILLKIEKKIKKEYDNSVWIELKTLTLLLSFTST, from the coding sequence ATGAACATTATATACCCAGAAGAATTAAAAAAAAAATTAACACAGAAATTACATTGTTTATATATTTTATTAGGAGAAGATTTGTTTTTATTAAATAAAAATGAAAAACTAATATTAAATTTTGCAAAAAAGAAAAATTTTTTAGAAAAAAGCATTATCAATATAGAAAAAAACGCAGATTGGAATAAAATCATTAATTTTTATAAATTAAAAAATATTTTTTTTAAAAAAAATATTTTAGTAATAAATTTTATTATAAAAAAAATAGATAAATCATTAACTAATCATATAAATAAAATACTTTCTATTAAGAATACAGATATACTAGTAATAGTAAAATTTTATGCATTATCTAATGCTATAAAAAAAAGCAAAATAATTAAAACATTTGACCAAGAAAATAATATCATATCTTGTTTTACACCATACGAATGGGCATTTAAAAACTGGTTAAAATATGAGATAAAAGAAAGAAATTTAAAAATAAAACAGGATTCTCTTTTATTAATATATAAATATTACCAAGGAAATACATTATTTGCACATCAAATATTAAATATTATTTCTATTACTTGGCCATGTGAAAATATTGAAACCGAGAAGGTAAAACAGATTATTGATAATTTTTCAATTTTTTCTCCTATACATTGGATAAATGCTATTTTCAGTCAAAATACAAAAAAAGCTATTTATATATTAGATAGTTTTTTTCAAAAAAAATACAATCCTATTTTTTTAGTTCGATCTCTCCAAAACGATTTATTAATTTTAATAAATATGAAAAGAGAAAAAAAAATAGATATAAATGCTTTTTTAAGAAAAAATAATGTTTGGCTTAATAGATCAAAATTTTTTATACATGCTCTAAATGTTATAAATTTTAATCATTTTTTAAAAATAATTCGAATTTTACTAAAAATAGAAAAAAAAATTAAAAAAGAATATGATAACTCTGTATGGATAGAGTTAAAAACATTAACATTATTATTATCTTTCACATCTACATAA
- a CDS encoding YhgN family NAAT transporter, with product MNEIISTTILLILIMDPLGNLPIFMTILKNLDKKRRRIVVIREMIIALIVMLLFLFVGENILTILNLKTETVSISGGIILFIIAIKMIFPSEENNTGNSLEEPFLVPLAIPLVAGPSLLATLMLLSHQYLNHMSYLVGSLMIAWCFTVIILLLSSLFLKLFGDKGVNALERLMGLILIMLSTQMFLDGIKAWFKN from the coding sequence ATGAATGAAATAATTTCTACCACTATATTACTAATTTTAATAATGGATCCCTTAGGTAATCTTCCTATCTTTATGACAATACTAAAAAATTTAGATAAAAAGAGACGAAGAATAGTAGTTATACGTGAAATGATTATAGCTTTAATAGTTATGTTATTATTTTTATTTGTTGGAGAAAATATACTAACTATTCTTAATTTAAAAACTGAAACAGTATCAATTTCTGGTGGAATTATATTATTTATTATTGCAATTAAAATGATTTTCCCTTCAGAAGAAAACAATACTGGAAACTCTTTAGAAGAACCATTTTTAGTACCTCTTGCTATTCCATTAGTAGCAGGACCATCTTTACTAGCCACATTAATGTTATTATCCCATCAATATCTAAATCATATGTCTTATTTAGTAGGATCGCTGATGATTGCATGGTGTTTTACAGTGATAATATTATTATTATCTAGTTTATTTTTAAAATTATTTGGTGATAAAGGTGTAAATGCACTAGAACGATTAATGGGTCTTATATTAATAATGCTATCTACACAAATGTTTCTGGATGGTATAAAAGCATGGTTTAAAAATTAG
- the mscS gene encoding small-conductance mechanosensitive channel MscS: MNELNVVSDIHHAGNWLIRNQELLFGYIINLTSAIIILFAGMFVAKVISNGVNQILITRNIDATIAGFLSALMRYIIITFTLIASLGRIGVQTTSVIAILGAAGMAIGLALQGSLSNFAAGVLLVTLRPLRAGEYVNLGNVAGTVLNIHIFYTTLRTLDGKIVVVPNNKIISGNIINYSREPARRNEFSISVSYNTDIDLVIKVLRDVIENEDRVIKDRDIIIGLSELGPSSLNFVVRCWSSTDQLNAVYWDLMAKFKKALDENNINIPYPQLDVHLYKKNKN, encoded by the coding sequence ATGAACGAATTAAATGTAGTAAGCGATATTCATCATGCTGGAAATTGGTTAATACGAAATCAAGAATTATTATTCGGATATATAATTAATTTAACATCCGCTATTATCATTTTATTTGCCGGCATGTTTGTAGCTAAAGTAATATCTAACGGAGTAAATCAAATATTAATTACACGTAATATCGATGCTACTATTGCTGGATTTCTTTCTGCATTGATGCGATATATTATTATTACTTTCACATTAATAGCTTCATTAGGAAGAATTGGAGTACAAACTACTTCTGTCATTGCTATATTAGGAGCTGCTGGTATGGCAATTGGATTGGCGCTACAAGGTTCTTTATCCAATTTCGCAGCAGGAGTATTACTTGTAACTTTAAGACCATTAAGAGCAGGTGAATATGTAAATTTAGGTAATGTAGCAGGAACAGTCTTAAATATTCATATATTTTATACGACCTTACGTACACTAGATGGTAAAATTGTAGTGGTACCAAATAATAAAATAATTTCCGGGAACATTATCAATTATTCTAGAGAACCAGCGCGGAGAAATGAATTTTCTATTAGCGTGTCATATAACACAGATATTGACTTAGTAATTAAAGTGCTAAGAGACGTTATAGAAAATGAAGATAGAGTTATAAAAGATCGAGATATTATTATTGGTTTAAGTGAATTAGGTCCATCATCTTTAAATTTTGTTGTTCGATGCTGGAGTAGTACTGACCAATTAAATGCAGTGTATTGGGATTTAATGGCTAAATTTAAAAAAGCACTAGATGAAAATAACATTAATATTCCTTACCCACAGTTAGATGTACATCTTTATAAAAAAAATAAAAATTAA
- a CDS encoding exodeoxyribonuclease V subunit gamma, with the protein MFFVYQSNQINILFLEMYKIIKNKPLLNIFEKEVIINENKILFQYLNFFIAKKTGISADFELIYPNVFIWKIFRQIFPELEKRNIFSKSILTWKIMKIIEKNNFIQFIKKSDKINKKFDFSFLMACLYEQYLLYRPKWINEWEKKYKKTSILDHNNIWQVQLWINIIQCTKSLKQPSHHFSNLFEKFKILIKTKKIKFPKRIFIISSFKLNPTYMEIFKEISIYTDIYFLFITAHKKNICHTSLINKKSSLEKDILENSLIHLWEKHEKYYLFFFKKFKNIQFNYFFQKNKKKNLLNAIKNNFLKINEKKTTSKKKYFLDKDNSISINVCHNKKHEIEILYHTLLKIFNENSKIKAGDIVVTSFSLENYINYINCIFKSDNKKETIPFYICKKYSNSIKKILFIFNKILNISNIRFNNEEILDLINIPDIANNFFISEEEINILYNWIEKANIRWGFHEKEKNSLFYFKKNYNSWFYGIKKLLTSYAINEKEKIWNDTLSFTTIDSSREKLIEKLIILIKTAEKWHKKLSYPKKIASWRSLFQCFINDFFYQNKNQNKKLEKNISFIKNNWVKMIDDALISNYEKKIPISVLKKKFSHIMNNVNYKKFLPGVINFCHPSLICYIPFKIKCLLGADNKEIPKKDITNSFNLLNKHSYIGDYNTCRESYYIFLQNFISTQELFYISYVGYSEKNNSKIYPSILIDQLLNYIKLNFYFLKNQYIKNILKKHKKNHLYEIKNIDTNIVKKTKKIKKEIYNQIFPMQKSELNPLMKINLKNLIQFWKNPIKYFFNIVLNVNFQIKKKIL; encoded by the coding sequence ATGTTTTTTGTTTATCAATCAAATCAAATAAATATTTTATTTTTAGAAATGTATAAAATAATTAAAAATAAACCTCTTCTTAATATCTTTGAAAAAGAAGTAATTATTAATGAAAACAAAATTTTATTTCAATATTTAAACTTTTTTATAGCTAAAAAAACAGGAATTTCAGCAGACTTTGAATTAATTTATCCTAATGTTTTTATTTGGAAAATATTTAGACAAATTTTTCCTGAACTTGAAAAAAGAAATATATTTTCAAAGTCTATTCTTACTTGGAAAATTATGAAAATTATAGAAAAAAATAATTTTATTCAATTTATAAAAAAAAGTGATAAGATAAATAAAAAATTTGATTTTTCATTTTTAATGGCTTGTTTATATGAACAATACCTTTTGTATAGACCAAAATGGATAAATGAATGGGAAAAAAAATATAAAAAAACGTCTATTTTAGACCACAATAATATATGGCAAGTACAATTATGGATAAATATTATCCAATGTACAAAATCACTCAAACAACCATCACATCATTTTTCAAATTTGTTTGAAAAGTTTAAAATACTTATTAAAACAAAAAAAATCAAATTTCCGAAAAGAATTTTTATTATTTCTTCTTTTAAATTAAATCCGACATATATGGAAATATTTAAAGAGATCAGTATATATACAGATATATATTTCTTATTTATCACTGCTCACAAAAAAAATATATGTCATACAAGTTTAATTAATAAAAAATCATCTTTAGAAAAAGATATTTTAGAAAACTCATTAATACATTTGTGGGAAAAACATGAAAAATATTATTTGTTCTTTTTTAAAAAATTTAAAAATATACAATTTAATTATTTTTTTCAAAAAAACAAAAAAAAGAATTTATTAAATGCAATAAAAAATAATTTTTTAAAAATTAATGAAAAAAAAACAACATCAAAAAAAAAATATTTTTTAGATAAAGATAACTCTATTTCAATAAATGTTTGCCATAATAAAAAACATGAAATTGAAATTTTGTATCATACATTATTAAAAATTTTTAATGAGAATTCAAAAATAAAAGCTGGCGATATTGTTGTCACCTCATTTTCATTGGAAAATTATATAAATTATATTAATTGTATATTTAAATCTGATAACAAAAAAGAAACAATACCTTTTTACATATGTAAAAAATATTCTAATTCAATAAAAAAAATATTATTTATATTTAATAAAATATTAAATATTTCAAATATCCGTTTTAATAATGAAGAAATATTAGATTTAATTAATATACCAGATATAGCAAATAATTTTTTTATATCAGAAGAAGAAATAAATATTTTATATAATTGGATTGAAAAGGCAAATATAAGATGGGGTTTTCACGAAAAAGAAAAAAATAGCTTGTTTTATTTTAAAAAAAATTATAATTCCTGGTTTTATGGCATTAAAAAATTACTAACTAGTTATGCTATAAACGAAAAAGAAAAAATTTGGAATGATACTTTATCTTTTACTACTATTGATAGTTCAAGAGAAAAATTAATAGAAAAATTAATAATTTTAATTAAAACAGCTGAAAAATGGCATAAAAAATTGTCTTATCCAAAAAAAATTGCATCTTGGCGATCATTATTTCAATGTTTTATCAACGACTTTTTTTATCAGAATAAAAATCAAAACAAAAAATTAGAAAAAAATATTTCTTTTATTAAAAATAATTGGGTTAAAATGATTGACGATGCACTAATATCGAATTATGAAAAAAAAATTCCTATTAGTGTACTGAAAAAAAAATTTTCACACATTATGAATAATGTTAATTATAAAAAATTTTTACCAGGAGTAATAAACTTTTGTCATCCATCTTTAATATGCTATATTCCATTTAAAATAAAATGTCTTCTTGGAGCAGATAATAAAGAAATACCTAAAAAAGATATCACAAATTCTTTTAATTTACTAAATAAGCATTCATATATAGGTGATTATAATACTTGTAGAGAAAGTTATTATATATTCCTTCAAAATTTTATTTCTACTCAAGAACTATTCTATATCAGCTACGTAGGATATTCCGAAAAAAATAATAGTAAAATCTATCCGTCAATATTAATCGATCAATTATTAAATTATATAAAATTAAATTTCTATTTTTTAAAAAATCAATATATAAAAAATATTTTAAAAAAACATAAAAAAAATCATCTTTATGAAATAAAAAATATTGATACTAATATAGTTAAAAAAACAAAAAAAATAAAAAAAGAAATATATAATCAAATTTTTCCTATGCAAAAATCAGAATTAAATCCTTTAATGAAAATTAATTTAAAAAATTTAATTCAATTTTGGAAAAATCCAATAAAATATTTTTTTAACATTGTATTAAATGTAAATTTTCAAATAAAAAAAAAAATATTATAA
- the tusA gene encoding sulfurtransferase TusA: MKKNIVLNLIGLRCPDPIMLIRKKLRKMKINEKILVLTDDPSTKRDIPYFCNFMKHELIDHAINIKPYRYLLKKGQNLKEN; this comes from the coding sequence ATGAAAAAAAATATTGTACTAAATTTAATTGGTCTTAGATGCCCAGATCCCATTATGTTAATAAGAAAAAAATTAAGAAAAATGAAAATCAATGAAAAAATTTTAGTTCTAACAGATGATCCGTCTACTAAAAGAGATATTCCATATTTTTGTAACTTTATGAAACATGAACTTATAGATCATGCTATTAACATAAAACCATACCGTTATCTATTAAAAAAAGGACAAAATTTAAAGGAAAATTAA
- a CDS encoding phosphoglycerate kinase codes for MNLKKMTELDIKGKKVLIRTDLNVPIKNGVIQSDARIISALPTIELAIQKKAKVIVMSHLGRPEEGCYTKKYSLLPIFEYLKKKLKRNKIYFSNDINKIKINEGEVLLLENVRFNVGELKNDENLSKKYANLCDIFVMDAFGSAHRKQSSTYGIGKFANIACAGPLLISEINTLKKALKNPQRPMVAIVGGAKVSTKFNVLNKLAQISDTIIVGGGIANTFLAIDYNIGKSLHEPEFISKAKKLRDKYNNIIIPIDSRVGKNFCHTEKCIIKLPCEIEKNEEIMDFGDKTIKKIIKILQKSKTILWNGPVGVFEFPNFRKGTEMIAKTIAQNNGFSIAGGGDTISVIDMFKIKSKISYISTGGGAFLKFIEGKKLPAIKMLEKKF; via the coding sequence ATGAATCTAAAAAAAATGACTGAATTAGACATTAAAGGAAAAAAAGTTCTAATTAGAACTGATTTAAATGTTCCAATAAAAAATGGAGTTATACAATCAGATGCTAGAATAATTTCAGCTCTTCCTACTATCGAATTAGCAATTCAAAAAAAAGCTAAAGTAATTGTTATGTCTCATTTAGGACGTCCAGAGGAAGGATGTTATACAAAAAAATATTCATTATTACCTATATTTGAATATTTAAAGAAAAAATTAAAAAGAAATAAAATTTACTTCTCTAATGATATAAATAAAATTAAAATAAATGAAGGAGAAGTATTGCTATTAGAAAATGTTCGTTTTAATGTAGGGGAATTAAAAAATGACGAAAATTTATCTAAAAAATATGCTAATTTATGTGATATTTTTGTTATGGATGCGTTCGGGAGTGCACATAGAAAACAATCGTCAACATATGGAATTGGGAAATTTGCAAACATTGCATGTGCCGGACCTCTCTTGATATCTGAAATTAATACTTTAAAAAAAGCACTAAAAAATCCACAACGTCCTATGGTAGCTATCGTAGGTGGAGCGAAAGTATCAACAAAATTTAATGTACTAAATAAATTAGCTCAAATTTCAGATACAATAATAGTTGGAGGGGGTATAGCAAATACATTTTTAGCTATTGATTATAATATTGGTAAATCATTACATGAACCAGAATTTATATCAAAAGCTAAAAAATTACGTGACAAATATAATAATATTATTATACCAATTGATTCACGTGTAGGAAAAAATTTCTGTCATACTGAAAAATGTATAATAAAATTACCTTGTGAAATTGAAAAAAACGAAGAAATAATGGATTTTGGAGATAAAACTATAAAAAAAATTATTAAAATCCTTCAAAAATCAAAAACTATTCTTTGGAATGGACCAGTAGGAGTGTTTGAATTTCCTAATTTTAGAAAAGGAACAGAAATGATTGCAAAAACAATCGCACAAAATAACGGATTTTCAATTGCTGGAGGAGGAGACACAATCTCTGTTATTGATATGTTTAAAATAAAAAGTAAAATTTCTTATATTTCAACAGGAGGTGGAGCATTCTTAAAATTTATAGAAGGAAAAAAACTACCAGCAATAAAAATGTTAGAAAAAAAATTTTAA
- the nadD gene encoding nicotinate-nucleotide adenylyltransferase, which translates to MKEIYAIFGGNFDPIHYGHITCAKKLVQEISIKKIILLPNHRPPHRNQTKTSILDKINMIKLAIDGNQLFKISYLEIKKNKIFYTIDTLKKIRRKIGYLQPLCFIIGEDNLNNLNLWKDWEKILSLSHLIICPRKYEKKNNNKLKEWIISHTIKDIDILHKKPYGYIFFSTMPTINISSTQIRKNYYEGKNAKGLLPSNIEKYILSKNLYKKLL; encoded by the coding sequence ATGAAAGAAATATATGCAATTTTTGGAGGAAATTTTGATCCTATTCATTATGGTCATATCACCTGTGCTAAAAAATTAGTACAAGAAATTTCAATAAAAAAAATAATATTACTACCCAATCATAGACCTCCTCACCGTAATCAGACAAAAACATCTATACTAGATAAAATCAATATGATTAAGCTTGCTATTGATGGCAATCAATTATTTAAAATAAGTTACTTAGAAATAAAAAAAAATAAAATATTTTATACGATCGACACATTAAAAAAAATAAGAAGAAAAATAGGATATTTGCAACCATTATGTTTTATAATAGGTGAAGATAATCTAAATAATTTAAATCTTTGGAAGGATTGGGAAAAAATATTATCATTATCACATTTAATTATTTGTCCTAGAAAATATGAAAAAAAAAATAATAATAAATTAAAAGAATGGATTATTTCTCATACTATTAAAGATATTGATATATTACATAAAAAACCATATGGATATATTTTTTTCTCTACAATGCCCACTATTAATATTTCGTCAACTCAAATAAGAAAAAATTATTATGAAGGTAAAAACGCGAAAGGATTACTACCTTCAAACATAGAAAAATACATTCTATCAAAAAATTTGTATAAAAAATTATTATAA
- the fbaA gene encoding class II fructose-bisphosphate aldolase encodes MKSLNSIPPGVVTGDECKIIFEIAKKKKFAIPAINCIGTDSINTVLETAYRIKSPVIIQFSYGGSAFIAGCKKIFSKNQHNQAIQGSISGAQHIHLMAKYYKIPVILHTDHCYKEILPWIDGLLIEGEKYYQTFGKPLFTSHMIDLSKEKLKDNIYICKKYLKKIKKMNMMLEIELGCTGGEEDGIDNSKIDKKLLYTHPKDVNYAYEKLSKISTNFSIAAAFGNVHGVYQPGNVNLKPEILKKSQEYVSMKNNLGKLPLNLVFHGGSGSNIEEIKKAIKYGTVKMNIDTDMQWATWKGVLNFYKKNKSYLQQQLGNENGENIPNKKYYDPRTWIRQSQKSMSIRLEKTFKELNAYNIL; translated from the coding sequence TTGAAAAGTTTAAATTCTATTCCACCTGGAGTAGTAACAGGTGATGAATGTAAAATAATATTTGAAATAGCTAAAAAAAAGAAATTTGCAATACCAGCTATTAATTGTATAGGTACTGATTCAATCAATACTGTTTTAGAAACTGCTTATAGAATAAAATCACCAGTTATTATACAATTTTCTTATGGTGGTTCTGCTTTTATTGCAGGTTGCAAAAAAATATTTTCAAAAAATCAACATAATCAAGCTATTCAAGGATCTATATCAGGTGCACAACATATTCATTTAATGGCTAAATATTATAAAATACCTGTAATACTTCATACAGATCATTGCTACAAAGAAATATTACCATGGATCGACGGCTTATTAATAGAAGGAGAAAAATATTATCAAACTTTTGGAAAACCGCTTTTTACTTCACATATGATTGATTTGTCAAAAGAAAAATTAAAAGATAATATTTATATATGCAAAAAATATTTAAAAAAGATAAAAAAAATGAATATGATGTTAGAAATTGAATTAGGATGTACAGGAGGAGAAGAAGATGGTATAGATAATAGTAAAATAGATAAAAAATTACTTTATACTCATCCTAAAGATGTAAATTATGCATATGAAAAATTGAGTAAAATTAGTACAAATTTTAGTATTGCTGCCGCATTTGGAAATGTACATGGCGTATATCAACCCGGAAATGTTAATTTAAAACCAGAGATTTTAAAAAAATCGCAGGAATACGTCAGTATGAAAAACAATTTAGGGAAACTACCATTGAATCTAGTATTCCATGGAGGTTCAGGATCAAATATAGAAGAAATAAAAAAAGCAATTAAATATGGGACAGTAAAAATGAATATTGATACCGATATGCAATGGGCAACTTGGAAGGGTGTTTTAAATTTTTATAAAAAAAACAAAAGTTATTTACAACAACAATTAGGAAACGAAAATGGAGAAAACATACCAAATAAAAAATATTATGATCCTAGAACATGGATAAGACAATCTCAAAAATCTATGTCTATAAGGTTAGAAAAAACGTTTAAAGAATTAAATGCTTATAATATTTTATAA
- the asd gene encoding aspartate-semialdehyde dehydrogenase, which produces MAKSVGIIGWRGIVGSVLLKRMEEEKDFLKIVPHFFSTSQPGQDGPTINNVVFKNLKDAYNIELLKEMDIILTCQGSSYTEKVYPELRNKNWKGYWIDAASTLRMNDDAIIVLDPVNLDIINHGLNKGIKTFIGGNCTVSLMLMALGGLFKNNLIDWISVSTYQAASGAGSGFVIELLKQMGFLYNAVSKDLLNNSYSVLDIERKVTQAICHQGFPLKNFSVPLATSLIPWIDRKMKNGQSREEWKGQSETNKILGLKKNILIDGTCVRISSIRCHSQSFTIKLNQNLTLKNIEEIIIQHNKWVNVVPNNMEETVCNLTPTIVTGTLNIPVGRIRKLNMGNKYLSAFTVGDQLLWGASEPLRRILNLLIKT; this is translated from the coding sequence ATGGCAAAGTCGGTCGGAATAATTGGTTGGCGTGGAATAGTAGGATCAGTATTACTAAAAAGAATGGAAGAAGAAAAAGATTTTTTAAAAATCGTTCCTCATTTTTTTTCTACTTCTCAACCTGGTCAAGATGGACCTACTATAAATAATGTTGTATTTAAAAATTTAAAAGATGCTTATAATATAGAATTGTTAAAAGAAATGGATATTATTCTTACTTGTCAGGGAAGTTCTTATACTGAGAAAGTATATCCAGAATTGCGTAATAAAAATTGGAAAGGTTATTGGATAGATGCTGCATCTACTTTACGCATGAATGATGATGCCATAATTGTATTAGATCCAGTTAATTTAGATATTATAAATCATGGGTTAAATAAAGGCATTAAAACCTTTATAGGTGGAAATTGTACTGTTAGTTTGATGTTGATGGCTTTGGGGGGATTATTTAAAAATAATTTAATAGATTGGATATCTGTATCTACTTATCAAGCAGCTTCTGGTGCTGGTTCTGGTTTTGTAATTGAATTATTAAAACAAATGGGTTTTTTATATAATGCAGTTTCTAAAGATTTATTAAATAATTCTTATTCAGTTTTAGATATTGAAAGAAAAGTCACTCAAGCAATTTGTCATCAAGGTTTTCCGTTGAAAAATTTTTCTGTACCTTTAGCTACTAGTTTAATACCTTGGATAGATAGAAAGATGAAAAACGGTCAAAGTCGAGAAGAGTGGAAAGGACAATCTGAAACAAATAAAATTTTAGGTTTAAAAAAAAATATATTAATTGATGGGACATGTGTTCGAATTAGTTCAATTCGATGTCATAGTCAGTCATTTACAATCAAATTAAATCAAAACCTTACATTAAAAAATATTGAAGAAATAATTATACAGCATAATAAATGGGTCAATGTTGTTCCTAATAATATGGAAGAGACAGTTTGTAATTTAACTCCTACTATCGTAACTGGTACATTAAATATACCAGTAGGGAGAATAAGAAAATTAAATATGGGTAACAAATATCTTTCTGCGTTTACTGTTGGTGATCAGTTATTATGGGGTGCCTCTGAGCCTTTAAGAAGAATATTGAATTTATTAATTAAAACATAA